A section of the Nitrospirota bacterium genome encodes:
- a CDS encoding FAD:protein FMN transferase: MKRILFLRVLLVICLMPVLLLSSCDTRTHIYKRSQLLMGTIVDITVAAKNEQTADRAISAAFKEISRLENIMSTYKPESDISKVNAAAGLHPVKVHKDLILAVKKSLEFADLSGGAFNIAVGPAIDLWNVTESEDIPTPAELDAIRSLIDYRNVIVNENDGTIFLKKKRMRINLGGIGKGIAADYAHDILEKHGISSGIIAVAGDLHAIGERPDGSKWTIGITHPRKKDSAIAKVHLKDMSISTSGDYERYFIKDGVRYHHILSPETLYPSRGFQSVSVLAKDSTTTDALSTAIFAMGPESGIRLLEKLDGVEAVIVRDDGSIWMSPGLKDNREIDIEVIQ; this comes from the coding sequence TTGAAACGTATCCTGTTCCTTAGAGTCCTGCTGGTGATCTGTTTAATGCCGGTACTGCTTCTCAGCAGCTGTGATACCAGAACTCACATCTACAAACGCTCCCAACTCCTCATGGGCACTATCGTAGATATTACAGTTGCGGCAAAAAATGAGCAGACAGCTGATAGGGCAATCTCGGCGGCATTCAAAGAGATCAGCCGGCTTGAGAACATTATGAGCACATACAAACCGGAATCGGATATCTCAAAGGTTAATGCTGCCGCCGGGCTGCATCCTGTAAAAGTTCACAAAGACCTTATTCTGGCAGTAAAAAAGTCGCTTGAATTTGCAGATCTTTCAGGAGGCGCCTTTAATATTGCTGTCGGTCCGGCAATAGACCTGTGGAATGTTACTGAGTCAGAAGACATACCGACACCTGCTGAATTAGATGCTATAAGGTCATTGATTGATTATAGAAATGTAATAGTAAATGAGAACGATGGAACGATCTTTCTTAAGAAAAAAAGGATGCGGATAAACCTGGGCGGAATTGGAAAGGGGATAGCCGCTGATTATGCACATGATATCCTGGAAAAACATGGCATCAGCTCAGGCATAATAGCTGTCGCCGGAGACCTGCATGCAATAGGGGAGAGGCCTGATGGCAGCAAATGGACCATAGGCATCACACACCCCAGGAAAAAGGATAGCGCCATTGCCAAAGTCCATCTCAAAGACATGTCAATATCTACATCAGGAGATTATGAGAGGTATTTTATAAAGGATGGTGTCCGTTACCATCATATCCTGTCTCCTGAGACGCTATATCCTTCCCGCGGATTTCAAAGTGTATCAGTCCTGGCCAAAGATTCCACAACTACAGATGCCTTATCAACCGCTATCTTTGCAATGGGACCCGAGAGCGGCATTAGACTCTTAGAGAAGCTTGATGGAGTGGAGGCGGTCATAGTGCGTGATGACGGCAGCATCTGGATGTCACCCGGACTCAAGGATAATCGAGAGATAGATATCGAGGTTATCCAGTAA
- a CDS encoding ABC transporter permease: MLKLIPLLAVVERDLRRFTRNPLVVLSSILMPILYLVILGNSFQGELKNIPLAYVDMDNGPYARRVTELLQAIGAGPRTIQVTKEADQGKALKGIKDGRYKGVLILPSDFSRNIINGNESEIGLFLDNTETIAAETLRSAITAAASSINVKFIPVREKRDQVVIRNIEIYRKVDYDQSLIPGVVIMSIFLGTITTGVFNTVMDKFLGIEESYLLTPLTKRDIVIGLVTSGLIITTAIATLVLFFSALISGIYIWKTLTVFSFLSILLVIILTTLGLLGMMFVILGRANHPRIVGVFAGFLNVIFFFPSGAIYPVESFPEWLKAFARVNPETYSVHAIKALLFKGVSIRGIEMDFIYLAAFAFTTMTIATLIYKREL; encoded by the coding sequence GTGTTAAAATTGATTCCATTACTTGCAGTTGTTGAAAGAGACCTGAGAAGGTTTACACGTAATCCACTGGTTGTACTGTCAAGCATACTGATGCCCATCCTGTATCTCGTAATCCTCGGGAACTCCTTCCAGGGTGAATTAAAAAACATACCGCTCGCCTACGTAGACATGGACAACGGGCCATATGCAAGACGGGTAACTGAACTTCTGCAGGCGATAGGAGCCGGTCCACGAACCATTCAGGTAACTAAAGAAGCGGATCAGGGGAAAGCCTTGAAGGGTATAAAAGACGGCAGATACAAGGGGGTACTTATCCTGCCATCAGATTTCAGCAGGAATATCATTAATGGTAATGAAAGCGAGATAGGGCTATTCCTTGATAATACAGAGACGATTGCAGCCGAGACATTGCGCTCTGCGATCACGGCTGCCGCATCAAGTATTAATGTTAAATTTATTCCGGTCAGGGAAAAGAGGGATCAGGTCGTTATAAGGAATATTGAGATATACAGGAAGGTTGACTACGACCAGAGTCTAATCCCTGGGGTTGTAATAATGTCCATATTTCTTGGCACTATTACAACCGGGGTTTTCAATACAGTAATGGATAAATTCCTCGGGATTGAGGAAAGCTACCTTCTCACACCTCTTACGAAGCGGGATATTGTTATAGGACTGGTCACAAGCGGTTTAATCATTACAACGGCCATTGCGACCCTCGTACTTTTTTTCAGCGCACTGATTTCAGGGATCTATATATGGAAGACCCTGACAGTTTTCTCTTTTCTTTCCATATTGCTTGTTATCATTCTGACAACCCTTGGACTTCTCGGCATGATGTTCGTAATACTCGGCCGGGCAAACCACCCCCGTATTGTAGGTGTTTTCGCCGGGTTCCTGAATGTCATCTTTTTCTTCCCAAGCGGCGCCATATATCCGGTGGAGAGTTTTCCGGAATGGCTTAAGGCATTTGCCAGGGTAAATCCGGAGACCTACTCTGTTCATGCCATAAAGGCACTCCTGTTTAAAGGTGTGAGTATCAGGGGAATAGAGATGGATTTTATCTACCTTGCAGCCTTTGCATTTACAACAATGACGATTGCTACACTGATATATAAACGGGAATTATAG
- a CDS encoding ATP-binding cassette domain-containing protein has protein sequence MMKAIEVTDVVKKFGSITALESVSFSIDVGEFFGLLGPNGAGKTTLIRILTTLMKPTSGKAYVLGKDVVREKGAVRKLIGVVPQAMTSDLDLTGLENLDIYARFYNMPRKERTGRINYLLDLVGLKERMNDLVATYSGGMRRRLEIAKGLVHKPSILILDEPTIGLDPQSRHVVWELLRKFRSEDNLTVLLTTHYMEEAELLCERIAIIDIGKIAAIDTIAGLKNQLPDKDIVEITVTGITSSKAIDEVKTLGFVHSAVATESSLRISVDNGAQAIPILVSKVEDAGGKVITVILKQQTLEDVFIHYTGKPIREEEAKKVSFFIGAGVPQKWGR, from the coding sequence ATGATGAAGGCAATAGAAGTAACTGACGTAGTCAAGAAATTCGGGAGCATTACTGCCCTGGAGAGCGTCTCCTTTTCCATTGACGTAGGCGAGTTCTTCGGACTCCTGGGCCCAAACGGCGCAGGAAAGACAACCCTCATAAGGATCCTTACAACCCTTATGAAACCAACTTCAGGCAAGGCATATGTTCTCGGCAAAGATGTAGTGAGAGAAAAAGGCGCTGTCAGAAAGTTAATCGGTGTAGTGCCTCAAGCGATGACCAGTGATTTAGACCTCACCGGCCTGGAAAACCTCGACATATATGCAAGGTTCTACAATATGCCGCGGAAGGAAAGAACCGGGAGGATCAACTATCTCCTTGATCTGGTAGGGTTGAAGGAGCGTATGAACGACCTTGTAGCTACATACTCAGGGGGTATGAGGAGAAGGCTTGAGATAGCAAAAGGGCTTGTTCACAAACCATCAATACTTATTCTTGATGAACCCACAATAGGGTTGGATCCCCAAAGCAGGCATGTCGTGTGGGAACTCCTCAGGAAATTCCGGAGTGAAGATAACCTCACTGTTCTCCTTACGACTCATTACATGGAAGAGGCAGAGCTGCTTTGCGAACGTATAGCCATTATAGACATTGGGAAAATAGCCGCCATTGATACCATAGCTGGACTTAAAAACCAGCTGCCGGACAAGGATATAGTAGAGATTACTGTAACAGGCATTACCAGCTCAAAGGCGATAGATGAGGTAAAGACGCTCGGTTTTGTGCATTCTGCAGTCGCCACTGAAAGTTCACTTAGAATATCGGTGGATAACGGCGCTCAGGCTATCCCGATACTTGTAAGCAAAGTTGAGGATGCCGGCGGCAAGGTTATAACGGTAATTCTAAAACAGCAGACGTTAGAAGATGTGTTTATCCACTACACAGGTAAACCCATCAGGGAAGAAGAGGCCAAAAAGGTGAGCTTCTTTATCGGCGCAGGTGTCCCTCAGAAATGGGGGAGGTAG
- a CDS encoding efflux RND transporter periplasmic adaptor subunit — protein sequence MTKKRLIIPLFLIVIIIAVILLYSWRYKLNNPHAPVEATGIIETIEVDVSPEIQEKIEWLCCEEGIEVKRGDLLVRLSDRKLAARVNEGRALLTGAVARLEEARANLENSKARVESARAVVQAAQSEIDRSRALNEDARGNFNRISELFKDGYTTKKDMDTAKAAFDAATAQMSAAESKKASEEASVSTAMAGVKSAEAQVSSAKAAIEEARAGLKLSETLFKDSVITSPVNGVITYKAFEIGETAIPGKAIYTIHDMQKIWARVDVEETDVGRIRLNGKAVISSNALPDKRFDGEVTEIGREAAFATQRDVSRGRQDIKTFRVKVGVKKPDGLLKPGMTVVVKFLP from the coding sequence ATGACTAAAAAAAGATTAATCATCCCCTTATTTTTAATAGTCATAATAATAGCGGTGATCCTGCTGTATAGCTGGCGGTATAAGCTCAACAATCCTCATGCGCCTGTTGAAGCCACCGGCATTATTGAGACTATCGAGGTTGATGTAAGCCCGGAGATTCAGGAAAAGATCGAATGGCTTTGTTGCGAAGAAGGGATTGAAGTAAAAAGGGGAGATCTACTGGTTAGATTGTCTGACAGAAAACTCGCAGCAAGGGTTAATGAAGGACGGGCTTTGCTGACCGGTGCAGTTGCAAGACTCGAAGAAGCCAGGGCAAATCTGGAGAATTCAAAGGCACGGGTTGAAAGTGCCAGGGCAGTGGTGCAGGCGGCGCAATCGGAGATTGACAGGAGCAGGGCATTGAATGAGGATGCGAGGGGAAACTTCAATCGCATTTCTGAACTGTTTAAAGACGGTTATACCACAAAGAAGGATATGGATACCGCAAAAGCTGCATTTGATGCAGCAACGGCTCAGATGAGTGCTGCTGAATCAAAGAAGGCAAGTGAGGAGGCATCTGTTTCAACTGCGATGGCAGGAGTTAAAAGCGCTGAGGCCCAGGTGTCCTCGGCAAAGGCCGCAATAGAAGAGGCCAGGGCAGGGCTTAAGCTGTCAGAAACGCTGTTTAAGGATTCCGTAATTACATCCCCTGTTAATGGAGTAATAACATACAAGGCATTTGAAATAGGAGAAACCGCCATACCTGGAAAGGCCATTTACACCATTCATGATATGCAAAAGATATGGGCAAGGGTTGATGTGGAGGAAACCGACGTCGGCAGGATTAGGCTTAATGGGAAGGCAGTCATCAGTTCAAATGCACTGCCAGATAAAAGATTTGACGGCGAGGTAACTGAGATCGGCAGAGAGGCAGCTTTCGCAACGCAGCGAGATGTGTCAAGGGGAAGGCAGGACATAAAGACATTTCGGGTTAAGGTTGGGGTAAAAAAGCCTGACGGTCTCTTGAAACCGGGAATGACGGTAGTTGTGAAGTTTCTGCCATAA
- the pyk gene encoding pyruvate kinase — MDCRTKIVATLGPASNTVEIIEQLIRAGMDIARLNFSHGTTEDHRRLISNVHTASKKAGRDIGILLDLQGPKIRIGRLEKDSIFLEEGEQFTITTRDITGNEREVSTDYIPLPKELSVGSHILLDDGLLELEVLKTSETDILCKIIRGGRLTEKKGINVPGAQLSVPSLSEKDKDDLLTGIREGVDYVAISFIRSADDVKSVKDIVKREGASIPVIAKIEKPEAVDKLDEILKVADAIMVARGDLGVELPPEEVPIIQKEIIRRCNKEGVPVITATQMLESMIHHPRPTRAEASDVANAVIDGTDAIMLSGETAVGKYPVEAVSMMNRIAIATETRLLKTLKTAPEEIKVWGDAEHAIAHAVYFTAMDINATAIVAFTRSGGTARIISKYRPAIPIIGVTHNSPILKRFSLYWGVCGVLVELKESTDAMIFGVEQKLLETGLAKHGDTVIITLGVPWGVAGSTNTLMIHQIR, encoded by the coding sequence ATGGACTGCAGAACAAAAATAGTGGCAACCCTGGGTCCGGCAAGCAATACTGTTGAAATAATAGAACAGCTTATCAGGGCAGGAATGGACATTGCGCGTCTCAACTTTTCTCATGGCACTACAGAAGATCACCGCCGTCTGATTTCAAATGTACACACTGCTTCTAAAAAGGCAGGAAGAGACATCGGTATACTGCTGGACTTACAGGGCCCCAAGATACGTATAGGCAGACTGGAGAAAGACTCGATTTTTCTGGAGGAAGGAGAGCAGTTTACTATTACCACAAGGGATATAACAGGAAATGAACGGGAGGTATCTACTGATTATATCCCGCTCCCTAAGGAGTTATCGGTCGGGTCCCACATCCTGCTGGATGACGGACTCCTCGAGCTTGAGGTCTTAAAGACAAGCGAAACGGATATACTATGCAAAATCATCAGAGGCGGCAGGTTAACAGAGAAGAAGGGGATCAATGTCCCGGGGGCACAGCTTTCCGTACCAAGCCTTTCGGAGAAGGACAAGGATGACCTCCTGACAGGGATACGGGAGGGAGTGGATTATGTCGCGATCTCATTTATCAGGTCTGCTGATGATGTCAAATCAGTGAAAGATATTGTAAAAAGAGAAGGTGCATCAATACCTGTTATTGCCAAGATTGAAAAACCAGAGGCAGTTGACAAACTGGATGAAATATTAAAGGTAGCAGATGCGATCATGGTGGCGAGAGGAGACCTGGGGGTCGAACTCCCTCCGGAAGAGGTCCCTATCATACAGAAAGAGATTATCAGACGATGCAATAAGGAAGGTGTTCCGGTCATAACCGCAACACAGATGCTTGAGTCAATGATACATCATCCGAGACCTACAAGGGCTGAGGCATCTGATGTCGCCAATGCCGTAATAGACGGAACAGACGCCATAATGCTGTCTGGAGAGACAGCCGTAGGGAAATATCCGGTTGAAGCAGTCTCAATGATGAACAGGATAGCGATCGCCACTGAAACGCGTCTTCTTAAAACCCTGAAGACAGCGCCTGAGGAGATCAAGGTATGGGGTGACGCTGAACATGCAATCGCCCATGCAGTCTACTTTACCGCCATGGATATAAATGCGACTGCTATTGTAGCCTTTACCAGGTCCGGAGGGACTGCCCGTATCATATCTAAATACAGGCCTGCCATACCTATAATTGGAGTAACTCACAACTCACCCATCCTTAAGCGGTTTTCTCTCTATTGGGGTGTCTGCGGCGTACTTGTAGAGTTGAAAGAAAGTACAGATGCAATGATTTTCGGCGTGGAGCAGAAGCTCCTGGAAACAGGTCTTGCAAAACATGGCGACACGGTAATAATTACTTTGGGTGTACCCTGGGGCGTAGCTGGTTCAACTAATACACTAATGATACATCAGATAAGGTAG